Genomic window (Brienomyrus brachyistius isolate T26 unplaced genomic scaffold, BBRACH_0.4 scaffold65, whole genome shotgun sequence):
TAAATATGTCTACCTGCTAGATATTTGCTGCAGCATTTCTTATGGTTATAATACTGGCTCTGGTTACAGGTTGACGCTGTATAGATAAAAAATACacaagattttatttttctcgACTTCCAAATAAGAAGTTTACCAATATGCCCAGTTTCTGGCTGGATATAAGCCATTTAGAAAGACAACTAAAGCCAAAAAAAGACCGCAATCTTTATTCGTTTTTCTCCCGTTCCTGTTTTCGTGAGCGTAGTAAGTGCTGTCCACCGAAACCCGGCCACATTTCCCGTTACTGGTCTCTTATGGTCCATACCAGAAACTCATTCCATatactggcaaaaaaaaaaaaaaaaaacttaaatggCGTCCAAACACAAGAGACAATTTCCATCAACATTATACCAGGACAAACGTGTTTCTGATTAAACATCCATCAGATTGCAGGGGAAATTAGATCTATAGTTTTTAAAAGATATCAAACAGGCGCTCTGAGCCCTGGAGGTTTACGTAGCATGAACACATGGTGGCGGACTTACCTGCAGTGGCTTTAATCTTTCAGTACCCCTGGTTTGCCCCCACCCCGCATGATTATGTATCACGGGAAATCTGCGGCCTacaggtgacatttttaaagctATTGCgtctttttttatatatccGAAAAGTAAAACAGCCGTAAATCATAAAGTCCCCCGCAGAACTGACATGTAAGTCTGAGCAGCTAAATTCCAGTACAGATCATAAGACTGAGAAGCTGCTTTACTGGCAGATTAATCACTCTGACAGGAGGCTCCGTAAAAAGACGCTGTACTGACAGCTGCCTGCAGAGTGAACCAGCTTAACCAGGTTTTTCAAGCGACTGAGCATCAGCAAAGTCAGGATATAACGCAAGACAATAAAGTCATTTCATATCATACCGAACGGCTGCTATATAAACAGCATTTAGTTTCTTTTGTGGTAATCAGTTGCCGCCATGACACGCAGATATCCAAAGTGTCCTAAATAATGTTTtgttaaatttttatttctttgaatatttcCTGCACATCTCATTAATATACTGAGGAGAGCTGGATAAAAGAAACTGTACTGGAAGGGTAAACTTCTGAGGCCTTATTGGCATTGTCGGTTATATCTGATACTTAGGAAATCAATTATATTCAAATGTTTTGTCTATGTTTCTTACACACAGATGCTGCTCAGGAAAGAAAAGTATTTCAGTAATTATTTAAGCCTAGTAATTCCGAAGTTGCGGTTGTTTTCTGCAATTGTGGCGcgtctgtgaatgtgcagcgcgTTTGGAAAATGTGGTTCgcacgtgtcatttttatgaaaGTGTTTTCGGATTTGGGCAGCGTCTATGATTTTGCAGTGTGTCTGCAAATGCGTTATGAACTGAATAATATGCTTTGTTGCTTTGcaatgtgtttttctattagacGTGAGTTTCTTACGTTGAATTTCATTGGGCTTTCTCGGCCACCGTACAAACCTGTCTGCAAAGCTGACATTTATTCATAAGATGAATGCCAGTAAATCAGACCGGCTGGAAGTACACAAGTGTTCATCAGTTTTATTACTTGGACATGTTTAAAATGGTCTTGTATTTCGGTAAATTGTACAGTTATTTACTTGAGTAATATAAAAAACATATAGATAAATTAAAACATACACACAACACAAAGATAAGACTGGAAATCACGGAAAATGTGTACAATACagttacataatatatataacGATAAAAACCCAAAAATGAAGAGGAATTAAACACAGTGCAAATATCTTTGGAGCTTCAAATGACTTTGTGGCGATAAAAGGACACAGAGAAAAGGCAGAGTATTGGGTTCAAGTAGGAGGGGCCGGGCAGCGTGGGATCGGCGGCGGCACATTCCGGTCACTTCTTCCGCTGGAACACGTTGGCCAGCATGGCGCCCGAAGTCGTCAGCTGACCCACCTTACTGAGAAACTTGGTCTTTGTGTCTTCGCTCACGAGGCTGGCAGCTATCGACATGGACCTGGATACAGCAGCCAAGGGGCACGGTTTGGTGGGTGCAGAGCGAGAGCTGACCAAAGTGACCAGATAATAATCAAGCGAGGGGCTGGTCGGCACCGCCCACGCCACTgtgtgaggggagctacagcggtaagcgaggggctggtcggcaccgcccacgccgtggtgggaggggagctacggcggtaagcgaggggctggtCGGCACCGCCCACGCCATGGTGGGAGGGGAGCTATGGCGGTAAacgaggggctggttggcaccgcccacgccgtggtgtaaggggagctacggcggtaagcgaggggctggtcggcaccgcccacgccatggtgggaggggagctacggcggtaagcgaggggctggtcggcaccgcccacgccgtggtgtaaggggagctacggcggtaagcgaggggctggtcggcaccgcccacgccgtggtgtgaggggagctacggcggtaaacgaggggctggtcggcaccgcccacgccattgtgtgaggggagctacagcggtaagcgaggggctggttggcgccgcccacgccatggtgtgaggggagctacggcggtaaacgaggggctggttggcaccgcccacgccatggtgtgaggggagctacggcggtaaacgaggggctggttggcaccgcccacgccatggtgtgaggggagctatggcggtaaacgaggggctggttggcaccgcctacgccatggtgtgaggggagctacggcggtaagtgaggggctggttggcacagcccacgccatggtgtgaggggagctacagcggtaagcgaggggctggttggcGCCGCCTACgccatggtgtgaggggagctatggcggtaaacgaggggctggttggcaccgcccacgccgtggtgtgaggggagctacagcggtaagcgaggggctggttggcGCCGCCTACgccatggtgtgaggggagctatggcggtaagcgaggggctggtcggcaccgcccacgccattgtgtgaggggagctatggcggtaaacgaggggctggttggcaccgcccacgccgtggtgtgaggggagctacagcggtaagcgaggggctggttggcGCCGCCTACGCCATTGTGTGAGGGGAGCTATGGCGGTAAacgaggggctggttggcaccgcccacaccatggtgtgaggggagctatggcggtaaacgaggggctggttggcaccgcccacgccgtggtgtgaggggagctacggcggtaagcgaggggctggttggcaccgcccacaccatggtgtgaggggagctacagCGGTAAGCAGATGGTTCAGTTGGCTCTTACCCCTGTGGCTCCTGTGAGTTCCTGTTCTCCACTTTCTGCTCACATTCCTTAATCATGGAGCTCAGGATATCCTGCGGAAAAACGACACAGAAAAGTGAGATCCCGCCTGCTCTGTTTGCCTTCAGTGTTGGGTATTGTGAGGTTTCCCAGCGCTGGGACGGTCTAACAAACCTCATATTCAGAAGAGAACTGCTCCATGTCAACTCTTAAGCATCTCAGCCCTGGGAGGAAGTGATTCACCAGCACGTCTTCGGAGATAACTGTGTGTCTGCAGTTATGGCGTCCTCCAGCTAGACCTGCTGTCCACCCACTGCTGtctgtcaaccccccccccccctccccaataaaGGGTGGCGGGCTGCCTTTTTAAATGCCCATTAAAGTAGCTATGAGAACAGTTTCAGGCGCTAACCTGACCCAAATGCAGGGACCTCGGAGCTGACAGGTGTATATGGATTGGGGGGTCTGGGGAGAGTTTGGTTGCAGCTTTGCTGCACAGTCAGCCCTCCCCAGCCCCAGCGGTTAGGCTCTGAGTTCATGTTTACCCTGAAATTAGGTGTCCACATGGAGGGTTTGTCTTCTCCACTTTCAGGGCATATTCACACGCTTCAAAGCTGTACGTGACGAGAGAAACTCCAGGCCTGTTTTTTGTCGTTTGGTTACGGCAACTTGGATGAAGTTAAAGCCTGAAGCTTTCGACTCCTCAGTAAGAGGCAGCTTAGCAAAATGGGCAAAGGCAGCTAGAATATCCCACGTTAACATTAAACCGATTGAGAGGTGCTGTAAAAGCTGAGCTATTCGGTACTGGGCCAGGCGACCTTTGACCCCCGGGGTTCTGAAGGATACAGCAGCAGGAGAGGGCGCTGTAGGCCTCGAACAGCTGCATGGCGATGTCCATCCGCTTGGCCTCGGCCGTCTGCCCATTGTTGCCCAGTGCCAGCTTGTGCAGGTGAGGGAGCACGACTGAAACACAGAGCtgggtttgcgtgtgtgtgtgtgacggtcGCTGAGGCCCAGtgaccacagacacacaaaacggGCAAGGAAGACAAGGCCTCCAGTTTACTAGCACAGAACAGCAAAGCCATAATTCGCAATGAACCATGACACACTGAACGGTTCCCTGAAGAGAAGTTGCTGTGTCATATCTCTGGCTTGAAATGGCCAGAAACTCACACTCGTCTCTGAAGCGAGGCTCAGCGTTGGGACCGACCCTCCCGAACGTCCGGATGATCTCAATGTGCAGGGAATGCTGGTCCTGGTACTGCGGGTCCTCCAGGAAGGACGCCAGCTGCATCTTCACTCTCTCCAGAAGCTTAAATCGCAAGTACGTGACACATTATCCTTCAGGCGTACACACACTGGGAGATATCCACTGGTCTGCACTGGTCTTCATGCAGTTTGACATGCAGTTAAATCTCCAAATTAAAGGTCTGGATGACTGAAGTGACACGGTACCTCTTTCTGGGTCACGGTCTCCATTATGGTACCAAACGCCGGTATCGTCGATATCCTAACCGAGCTGGAACACAAGCAGAAACGGACCCACTGACAATCTGAGGCCGAGAGTCTCCACTAATTCAATATGTAGACAGACAGAGAAGGTAGATGGTGACTGTGTGCGGCGGTAAGTAGTGGCAGGCATGAGTGGGACACACATCCGCGCGGATGGCGGCAGAGGGACGGCACAGACACGGAGGACATGGACACGGACAGAGCGGAAGTCTCACGTCTGCATTGACTCACAATTCCGGGTCACTGCACAAGGTAATTAGCGCTGGAGCTACCCGCTTGTCAATTAAGGCCTCGCTCATGCCCCTGAGAATCACCTGCAACCGGTCAAAATGCAAAAGAGAGACGAATGGGTGAGCGGGTGGGACGGGACGGGGGTCTGGGGGGGTGGAGAGGGCAGCGTGCCTGAGGGCGAGTCTGGAGCCTAATCATGCGATGAATCGAGCACGTGGGGGCAGCGAGGATCTCAGCCTGAGGTCGATGTTAGCATGTCTTAGCTTAGCATAGCCTCCTCCCTGCCTCGGCTTCCCAGGAATAGCGCGACCCGCAGGCGGCGGCAGATCCTTCGTTCACCGGCACTCAAAGGGTCCAAACAGAGCAATGCGGCCATACGAGGGGGCAAATACTCTCGCATTTCCGGGTAAACATGACCACCCTGAATAGACGTGATAATTACCCAAAAGCAGCCTCTGAATACGGGGCCGTGTTTCCCGTTTGGTATGGAGATGACAGCTGCTCTGGGTTCACGTGGTCAGCAAGCATCCATCCCGGATTAAGTTACAGCTGACATGTTAGCACGTTAGCGTTAGCCGCTTCTCACTGCCACGAGCTCCTCGTACGGAGAGTGAGGCACTTCCTGGAAAGCCATGGACCAAGGTGGGGAGGGTAGGCTGGGAGGAACGAGGCAGGAGTGGACTTACATTTCAGGATCATCAGAGAGCGCGATAAGGGCTGGGGCAACCCTCTGAGCTATTAGACTCTCACTGACCcccttcaccaacagctgattgGTCAGATCAGGGTGATGTCACACGGTGTGCATGGAAAGAGCAAGCACGGCACCATGGCGATGCGGAGAGAGAGGgacaaaaataataacaataaaataaacaaccatcCAAACAGGAAACAAAAGAGTAATAAAGAAATGATATCAATAATGAGGTGAAAATGGACACGTCCCACACATCACAGGCAAAAGTAAGGAGCAATGCAAAATCTGAGAGATCAAGCAAGAACAAATTTATGTGAGACCACTGATGTGGGGGTGTTGATTCCATAAGTGGCACTTTTGGACATTGATTTGATGATAtgtttgggggggagggatgCTTTCAGATTCaataaggcaggcaggcaggcaagcaaaTCCAACACAGTGACATAGTATTACAGCGCAGTACAGTAACATAGTATTACAGTGTTTTCTGCACAGTACAGTAACAGTACAAGGTTATGCTTTTCTCTGCAGTTCCTCCTGAAGGAAGGACAGCTGTCCTTGGCCTTAATCTCTGCTTTCTACACTCCTACTCTCATAATTCTGACCACTGTTACTGCCACACCTGACGCCTCGTCTCGCAGCATCCGCCCACTTACCTCGAACATGCGGGCTGCAGTGCAGCGCACGAGGGCGGAGGTGTGCACCACGCCGTACCAAAGCACCGTCAGCAACAGCTCGTGGTACGCTGGGTTGGCGctttgggggggacaggcataTTCTGTTATACGTTATGGTCCGAGCGGCACTGGAATCGCCCAGGCCGATCACCCTCCAGTGAGGGAGTGTCTTCATGAGGCCGACTGACACTAGGAGGGCAGAGTATTTTTGAGGAGCGTAACAGAGAGGCGGGGCAGTGCGTGCGGCCCCAGGGTGGGGATAGCTAACACGACCTTTGTTATCAGAAGGTGCTGGTGAAAAatgacccaccccccccatctgtgCTGTAAATTAACGACATGATGTCCGAACCGTAATCAAACACATACCCCCAGGAGGCACCAGAAACATAGAGCACGGAACCCTGGGAGGCCAGGCCTGCCCTGAGCCCACCCCCAGCCCtgcccctgccacacccccagcCGCTCCCCCTGCTTCACCAAATGCCCTGACACGCCCACTACCTCGGCCCTGCCCCTGTCgctcccccagccccgccccctgctTCACCAAATGCCCTGACACGCCCACTACGTCGGCCCCGCCCCCGCCTGCTCACCCCAGCTCCATGAAGGCCATCTTCAGGCTGTCCAGAGGAGCATGGGACAGAGACAGGCTCATCATGACGTCCTCCAGGAAGGCCACCAGCAGCTTGCGGTCCTCCTCCTGGGGGGGTCGCGGGGGAGGTGATTCAGGTGAGGGGCCACGCGCACTCTCAGCCGTCACTGCTCCACCAGCCGCTCCTTACCTGGTTGTAGCATGTCAGCACCCCGATGACGTAGATGGGCACGGTACCCTTCGTCAAAACATCATTCCCATCCGTGGCATCTGCCGTTACCGCGGAGACATGACAAAGACGAGAGCATACGTCATGGCGCCTGACAGCAGCCACATCCTGCCAGCTCTTCCTCATAAAAGCAGGCAGGAGCGTCTGCAGCACATAAGCGATCATGCAGCTTCACGCACCCACACTCTCCTCAGACAGCCGGAGGATTTCCTGGAACTGTGGCTTCACCTGGAAGGAAAATATAACAGGACTTAACAAGGTGATTATACCCAGAGAGCAGACTGCAGCAGAGGTCAAACAGCCGGGGTCAAATCCCCAAACGTACACTGGCCTTAACACCTTAAACCGGACACTTGATACCACACTGCAGCAGAGGTCAAACAGCCGGGGTCAAATCCCCAAACGTACACTGGCATTAACACCTTAAACCGGACACTTGATACCACACTGCAGCAGAGGTCAAACAGCCGGGGTCAAATCCCCAAACGTACACTGGCCTTAACACCTTGAACTGGACACTTGATACCACACTGCAGCAGAGGTCAAACAGCCAGGGTCAAATCCCCAAACGTACACTGGCCTTAACACCTTGAACCGGACACTTGATACCACTCACCTTTGTGTTTGTGAAGATCTTTCCAAACGTCCGGCACAGCCTCCAGAAAAGCCTGGAGAACTCGTGCACGCAGGCTGCGGAGCTGACGTTGATCTGACCCACTATTCCGATGAGATGGGGTAACCTGGGGGAGCAGTAGCACCATCACACGGAGCGTAACGTTCTGCATGTGGGGGCTGGATTTACTCACCTGTAAACCTACCAAGGCTAAGCTTTAACGTCCATCTGGATCTTAAAAGGACTCTATTTGAAATGGAGTTATGGAGAATTATTGGGGATTTATAACGAAATGTATTTAAGGACCATCACAAAATACAAATTACAAGAATTACAAATAGCTGAATTCCTTAAAAACTCATACAACCAACAGGTTTAGATGAATTCATAAGCCCAGTGTAGATGCTTCTTCATGGTtaatttagggggggggggtgacacttACAGCTGGTTGACCACCCAGAGCAGGCTGCCCCAGCCCATGGTTCCCTCATGCTCCAGCTGCTGGTCATACAGGTAATTGCTTTTTCATGTTATATATGTAGTGAATGTGTGTTTCTCAAGATTCATTATTTTTGATCATGTGATCACACATTAAAACACATATCATGTGTTTACTTGAGTTCAGGTCGTAACATGGGGCACCTTACAGATTTTCAGTCTGAAAATGGCGTGTACCATTTTGCTAAAGTTTCCAGGCTGAATGACTGGCGTGAAACATTGCGCAATGGGCTTTGAGGTACATTTTTGCTTGTTGGTGGGTGTGTCAGAGGTGTTAGCCAATCAGCAGCGACGTGTATATGAACTCCGCCTTATTAAAAAGGCAGTGCACACAATGGATCCTACTAACATCTTCCACGAAAGCATCCGCTTCAGCTTGATGTATGTAACTGAAGAAATTCCAAGACATGTTTGTCGTAAGTAATATATAGTTTCTGAAGTATTAAACATGTATTTAATCTCATTTCATCAGGCTCAGAAAATTCTTGGAAAAGAATCGGCCAGAATGGCCTTCAAAGACAACATTCCAacccaggcagcagcaccctaGAGCTCACAACAGCATATTTACCTTGGCTTGTTGAGGACTGCATGAAGCTTCAGCGTGGCAGTGAATCCACTAAAGGAAAAGCTTACAGAGCTCTACAGTATATGCAATAAACAGAAAACCTTTGAATACAGATTTACCTTAAGATGGTGGAAAATATTTGACTGTGTAATCTAGCCAGTTTTGCTGTATGGAAGTGAGGTGTGGGGTCCATTCAGTGAGCATAGCTACACTATCCAGACCAATTTTTAGAATCAGTTACAGTGTGTGGCTTTTGTtgccaaaaataaaaatgttaaatttaCCAAAGCAATTCAATTTCACAGTATTTCTGGGTATTCTACACATCCTTGCTCCTGGTTTGGGGAGTTTTTAaggctctctctcgctctctctctctctctctcacacacacacacacacaacaccctCTCACCCTCTCTGTCATGTGTGAGAGAAATGTTACCAAATGACATAATGGTCAGAAACAGAATTGATTCTGCTTGGGTGGAAATGCTCTGTAAGATACAAATACAGCATGAATCATAAGACTGGTGCCACAAAATATTTATCATATCATATGTATCATTTCAGGGGGCGGCAtgttagtgcagtggttagctccggaccccccacgacccagtaggataagcggtttggaaaatggatggatggatggatgtatcatttcataaaatatttcatcAGCACACCAATCATTGCAAACTGGTGCTTTATGAAGACatgttaccatttatgtcagtggtAAATAAACACTTTAGTCAGATGAGTACAGTGATGGTACCGACCAGGCAGCCTGGGCTAGGTTTGTAAAAGCAGAAGCAAAACCTCTCTGTTCCTCCCTCGTTCCAAGAACTCAACTGGATATCGCTGAATCATAGATTATATCCAATAACCTTGCatctaataataaataacaacaATATCATAACAATCATCATTATCATTCATCATTGGTCCTGAAACCCCTTGGAGCGGTGAGGGCACTGCACTGAGGAGAGGTACACCAGTTGACTCAACCTCTCACTGTTGTGGGCGAGGGCCTGGATAGAGGCAAAATTCATTGCAGTTTATTCAGCGATGTTGTCCGTTCATCTCTTCCTCTGCCTTCCCTGTCATCTTTTTCCTTCCCCAATTCCCTGAGGATTGTTCTGATCTTGTTTGATCTCGTTACATGAAGCAGGAGTTTCCTCTTCGTAATTGTGGTTATCGGTTTTTCATAAGTATACTTATAAGTTACTTATTTGTTATACAGTCTATATACAAGATGCATAGTATTCTTTGGAAACATCTCATTTCAGCTTCATGGACCTTCCTCTGCAGTTCTGCTGGTAGGTTCCCTGTGTTGCAGGCATAAAGGAAGATGGACAATGCAAGAGCATGCAAGAGTTTTAGTCTGACTTTCAGACAGATAACACTGTAAAAAGTTGAAGGGGTCACTTTTTGaattttggttacttgtggtgttttggtgtgaatgtgtccGGTACTCTGTTTGGGAGTAATGCTGGCATAGGAATGGTAGCACATCACATTTGCATAgactacatttcccatgatcCCCTGCTCACAGAACAGTAAACCTCCACACATCAGTTTACTGCTCAGCTCATTTATTTATGACAGCATCTTTGAACAGGGAGGTACCCACTGTTCCCGCTTCATCCAACTTCCATAGCAAATTTAGAACCGTACGCAAACATGCAGACAACTCTCACCAGCTTCCACACCAGTTGCTGCTTTCTCTGGTCCCTCGGCATACTGGTTCCCTACGGAAGCGCGCGCCACAGTGGGAAGGTTCCCTTATTGCCAATTGTGGAACGAGGGAAGGGGATGGTTTggcacaggaggggggggggcgggggtgagtGATGTTATGTATATTATTGTTTTGTTGTGCAATGTTTGATGTACTGTCGGAAAGGTCAGGGAATGTAGGTGGCTAATGGCCAGTTATTCTGTTCGGTTTGGTGGTAAAAGTATGTATTGTAAGCTGCAAGCATATGATACTCAAATTCTGTTTCCCCCTGTATTTTTAGGCTGCCCCAATTAACCTATTGGGAACCGGTATATAAGGAAAGGGGGTTAGAGTAAGAGAGGCATCTTTTTc
Coding sequences:
- the LOC125725366 gene encoding RAB11-binding protein RELCH homolog is translated as MLRPELNNYLYDQQLEHEGTMGWGSLLWVVNQLLPHLIGIVGQINVSSAACVHEFSRLFWRLCRTFGKIFTNTKVKPQFQEILRLSEESVDATDGNDVLTKGTVPIYVIGVLTCYNQEEDRKLLVAFLEDVMMSLSLSHAPLDSLKMAFMELGANPAYHELLLTVLWYGVVHTSALVRCTAARMFELLVKGVSESLIAQRVAPALIALSDDPEISVRISTIPAFGTIMETVTQKELLERVKMQLASFLEDPQYQDQHSLHIEIIRTFGRVGPNAEPRFRDEFVLPHLHKLALGNNGQTAEAKRMDIAMQLFEAYSALSCCFISEDVLVNHFLPGLRCLRVDMEQFSSEYEDILSSMIKECEQKVENRNSQEPQGSMSIAASLVSEDTKTKFLSKVGQLTTSGAMLANVFQRKK